From one Falsibacillus pallidus genomic stretch:
- a CDS encoding cytosolic protein, which translates to MNDERDPGMDKEEEKYSDFSNVETQRNFLVPEITPEGPYGAPRGKYTPVENKSTPWREGQRYYSAFNYEFKSLHQDIPRQEPGAHPTHDDPDRNEEPPYTENE; encoded by the coding sequence ATGAACGATGAAAGAGATCCAGGAATGGACAAAGAAGAAGAAAAATACTCGGATTTTTCCAATGTAGAAACACAGAGGAACTTCCTCGTTCCCGAAATCACTCCTGAAGGGCCTTATGGAGCTCCGCGCGGGAAATACACCCCTGTCGAAAATAAATCCACCCCATGGAGAGAAGGGCAGCGCTACTACAGTGCATTCAATTATGAATTCAAATCTCTCCATCAGGATATCCCGAGACAGGAACCGGGGGCACATCCCACTCATGACGATCCGGACCGGAATGAAGAACCGCCGTATACGGAAAATGAATGA
- a CDS encoding methionine/alanine import family NSS transporter small subunit, protein MDASAVVMMIIGMVIIWGGLGASILHAVRKAKASKSSL, encoded by the coding sequence ATGGACGCATCAGCAGTAGTCATGATGATCATCGGTATGGTAATCATTTGGGGAGGACTGGGAGCGAGCATTCTCCATGCAGTCCGAAAAGCTAAAGCCTCAAAATCTTCTTTATAA
- a CDS encoding M23 family metallopeptidase, producing the protein MRTVLILIILLAGFLPSMASAKESDADIYKERMALYRKMDVLTQIPWYYYAAIDQYERSVRSVRRDLPKADGLTAIYIKNQEWAGYLNPNPDAKDLLSITIFNGKGVDGNGDGVADMTTGEDVLFAMAQFLQPYGSDEENFRIALWDYYKRDKAVSLIMEKAQLYKTFGKLDLDEKAFPLPSRFNYSFKNTWGDARGWGGRRIHEGTDIFADYGVPVRSTCYGIIEMKGWNKYGGWRLGIRDINNTYHYFAHLSGFAKDLQVGAVVKPGQLIGGVGSSGYGPPGTSGKFPPHLHYGMYKDNGLIEWSFDPYPYLRIWERNN; encoded by the coding sequence TTGAGAACTGTACTGATCCTTATTATTCTTTTGGCAGGGTTCCTGCCGTCGATGGCTTCTGCAAAAGAAAGCGATGCAGATATTTATAAGGAAAGAATGGCATTGTATCGAAAAATGGATGTGTTGACACAGATCCCTTGGTATTACTATGCCGCCATCGATCAATATGAGAGAAGCGTCCGCTCTGTGAGAAGGGATCTGCCAAAAGCTGATGGATTGACAGCCATCTATATAAAAAATCAAGAATGGGCGGGTTATCTCAATCCGAATCCTGATGCAAAAGATCTTTTATCCATCACGATTTTCAATGGAAAAGGTGTGGATGGAAACGGGGATGGGGTTGCAGATATGACTACAGGAGAAGATGTACTATTTGCCATGGCACAATTCCTGCAGCCTTACGGATCGGATGAAGAGAATTTCCGGATCGCACTCTGGGATTACTATAAAAGAGATAAGGCTGTAAGCTTAATCATGGAGAAAGCGCAGCTTTACAAAACGTTTGGAAAATTGGATTTAGACGAAAAAGCATTTCCTCTCCCTTCCCGTTTTAATTACAGCTTCAAGAATACATGGGGTGATGCACGAGGCTGGGGCGGCAGACGTATCCATGAAGGCACGGATATATTTGCAGACTATGGGGTCCCTGTCCGTTCTACGTGCTACGGGATCATTGAAATGAAAGGCTGGAACAAATACGGAGGCTGGCGGCTCGGTATCCGGGATATCAATAATACCTACCACTACTTTGCCCATTTAAGCGGATTTGCCAAAGACCTGCAAGTAGGGGCAGTAGTGAAGCCTGGGCAGTTGATTGGGGGGGTCGGAAGCTCAGGATACGGGCCTCCAGGTACATCAGGCAAATTCCCTCCACATCTCCATTATGGGATGTATAAAGACAATGGACTGATCGAATGGTCGTTCGATCCATATCCTTACCTGCGGATTTGGGAGCGGAATAACTAA
- the lipA gene encoding lipoyl synthase — MSKREEHLRKPDWLKIKLNTNENYTGLKKMMRENNLHTVCEEAKCPNIHECWAVRRTATFMILGDVCTRACRFCAVKTGLPTELDWEEPERVADSVQLMNLKHVVVTAVARDDLKDGGAAVFAETVRAIRRKNPFTSIEVLPSDMGGVYENLKMLMDARPDILNHNIETVRSLTPRVRARATYDRTLEFLRRAKEMQPDIPTKSSIMVGLGETKEEIIETMDDLRANNVDIMAIGQYLQPSKKHLKVKKYYHPDEFAELKEIAMSKGFSHCEAGPLVRSSYHADEQVNAATKAKQEMGEKEIQQQQA, encoded by the coding sequence ATGAGCAAAAGAGAAGAACATTTACGTAAACCAGATTGGTTAAAAATAAAGCTAAACACAAATGAAAACTATACTGGCCTAAAAAAAATGATGCGCGAAAATAATCTTCATACTGTGTGTGAGGAAGCAAAATGTCCGAACATCCACGAATGCTGGGCTGTAAGACGTACAGCGACATTCATGATTCTTGGAGATGTATGTACCCGTGCATGCCGTTTCTGTGCTGTTAAAACCGGTCTACCGACTGAACTTGATTGGGAAGAGCCTGAACGTGTAGCTGATTCTGTTCAATTGATGAATTTGAAGCACGTTGTCGTAACTGCGGTTGCCCGCGATGATTTAAAAGACGGTGGAGCAGCTGTTTTTGCTGAAACTGTTCGCGCGATCCGCCGGAAAAATCCTTTTACAAGCATCGAAGTTCTTCCTTCCGATATGGGTGGGGTTTATGAGAACCTGAAAATGCTCATGGATGCACGTCCTGATATTTTAAATCATAATATTGAAACGGTACGCAGCTTGACTCCGCGTGTCCGTGCGCGTGCCACCTATGACCGTACATTGGAATTCCTCCGCCGTGCGAAAGAAATGCAGCCGGATATCCCGACAAAATCAAGCATCATGGTCGGTCTTGGTGAAACAAAAGAAGAAATCATCGAAACAATGGATGATCTTCGTGCGAATAATGTAGATATCATGGCAATCGGCCAATATCTGCAGCCGTCCAAAAAACACTTGAAAGTTAAAAAATACTACCATCCAGATGAGTTTGCTGAATTAAAGGAAATTGCCATGAGCAAAGGATTCAGCCACTGTGAAGCTGGTCCGCTTGTCCGTTCTTCCTACCATGCTGATGAGCAGGTAAATGCTGCGACAAAAGCGAAGCAGGAAATGGGCGAGAAAGAAATCCAGCAGCAGCAAGCATAA
- a CDS encoding YhcN/YlaJ family sporulation lipoprotein: MLQLRKNTIVASILGVALLSACQNKAADDNHLFHDNGNTINVSDRPELYNENLANNKSKHAENFGYVRQQKSPIMNEGINYQEIYAVNREKTADTISKMAVGTLPKVHDCSTLVTDHEVLIAYKTDAEGKKERNDVADQVKKTALSVVPGWYHVYVTDDPTLMRNVENIASMDSNMANVHDVIRDTANLMLKRSPQGHILSKGVNENNEMIGERNDLTDSDEYNQKSKQGAGTKSMMD, encoded by the coding sequence GTGTTACAATTGAGGAAGAATACCATCGTCGCCTCCATTTTAGGTGTTGCTCTTTTAAGTGCCTGTCAAAATAAAGCTGCTGATGACAATCACTTATTCCACGACAACGGCAATACCATCAATGTGAGTGACCGACCTGAACTATACAACGAAAACCTTGCGAATAACAAGAGCAAGCATGCCGAGAACTTCGGCTATGTGCGCCAGCAAAAAAGTCCGATCATGAATGAGGGCATCAACTATCAGGAGATATACGCCGTCAATCGTGAGAAAACTGCAGATACGATCAGTAAAATGGCTGTCGGCACCCTGCCGAAAGTGCATGACTGCTCTACACTTGTAACGGATCACGAGGTGCTAATCGCCTACAAAACGGATGCCGAGGGCAAGAAAGAAAGAAATGACGTGGCTGACCAAGTCAAAAAGACGGCACTATCTGTCGTTCCAGGCTGGTATCACGTGTATGTCACGGACGATCCTACGCTGATGCGGAATGTGGAAAATATCGCATCCATGGATTCCAACATGGCCAATGTCCATGACGTCATCCGCGATACAGCAAATTTGATGTTGAAGCGATCCCCTCAAGGACATATCCTTAGCAAGGGCGTCAACGAAAACAATGAAATGATCGGAGAAAGGAACGACCTCACCGATTCAGACGAATACAACCAAAAAAGCAAGCAAGGTGCCGGCACCAAAAGTATGATGGATTAA
- a CDS encoding YutD family protein → MICINNHCYEIEHEFREGFNEEAFRNRYSEILTKYDYIVGDWGYGQLRLKGFFDDQNQKASYDTKIGTLNDYLYEYCNFGCAYFVAKKVNAKKA, encoded by the coding sequence ATGATTTGCATCAATAATCACTGCTATGAAATTGAGCATGAATTCCGCGAAGGATTCAATGAAGAGGCTTTCCGCAATCGCTACAGTGAAATTTTGACTAAATATGATTATATTGTCGGGGATTGGGGCTATGGTCAATTAAGGCTTAAAGGCTTTTTCGATGATCAAAACCAAAAGGCAAGCTACGATACCAAAATCGGTACATTGAACGATTATCTTTATGAATACTGCAACTTCGGATGTGCATATTTTGTAGCTAAGAAAGTAAACGCCAAGAAAGCATAA
- a CDS encoding sodium-dependent transporter codes for MDNRPQWGTRAGFVLAAIGSAVGLGNIWRFPGTAYDNGGGAFFLPYLFALLTAGIPLLILEFTIGHKHRGSAPLSFARVRRGAEWMGWWQVAIAFVISTYYSVIIAWAMSYSVFSFKLSWGQGDTVNFLVSDYLKVAKAGEIGSLVPGVLIPLIITWVVTLAILFAGVKKGIEKANKIMIPALVVLFLIIVVRALTLEGAVDGLNAFFKPNWDMIAKPQVWVAAYGQIFFSLSIAFAIMVTYSSYLPKKSDITNNAFITGFANSSVELLAGIGVFAALGFMAHQQGVPVDKVVSSGVILAFAVFPEIINQFPALNGLFGFLFFFCLVLAGLSSLISIVETFIAGVQEKFNVSRKLAVSVGGGLSALISLFFATQGGLNFLDVTDEFINQFGVALAGLFEVVFFAWFVKQLNPLKQHADAISDIKLGAWWKICLSVITPIVLGYMMYGKFKERIVNGYGDYPADFLFNYGWSVALGAILVAVLISRKSWPGSKIEVPASDKEVSS; via the coding sequence ATGGATAATCGTCCACAGTGGGGTACAAGGGCCGGCTTTGTCCTTGCAGCAATCGGCTCGGCAGTAGGTTTAGGAAATATCTGGCGTTTTCCAGGAACAGCATATGACAATGGTGGAGGGGCATTCTTTCTTCCGTACTTATTTGCCCTTTTAACTGCGGGGATTCCGCTTTTGATTCTTGAATTTACCATCGGGCACAAGCATCGTGGATCAGCTCCGTTATCCTTTGCACGTGTACGGCGCGGTGCAGAATGGATGGGCTGGTGGCAAGTAGCCATTGCATTTGTCATCTCGACTTATTATTCCGTCATCATTGCATGGGCAATGTCTTACTCAGTATTTTCATTTAAACTTTCCTGGGGACAGGGAGACACAGTCAATTTCCTGGTTTCAGACTACTTGAAAGTTGCAAAAGCAGGAGAAATCGGAAGCCTGGTGCCTGGGGTCCTCATCCCATTGATCATTACTTGGGTCGTTACATTAGCCATCCTATTTGCAGGCGTCAAGAAAGGTATCGAAAAAGCGAACAAGATTATGATTCCAGCACTTGTTGTTTTATTCTTGATTATTGTTGTTCGCGCGTTGACTCTTGAAGGCGCAGTAGATGGATTGAATGCATTCTTCAAACCAAATTGGGACATGATTGCCAAGCCGCAGGTATGGGTGGCCGCATATGGACAGATCTTCTTCTCGCTATCCATTGCATTCGCTATCATGGTAACCTACTCAAGCTATCTTCCAAAAAAATCAGATATCACCAATAATGCCTTTATTACAGGGTTTGCAAACTCCAGCGTTGAATTATTAGCTGGTATCGGAGTGTTCGCAGCTCTTGGTTTCATGGCACATCAACAAGGTGTTCCAGTCGATAAAGTGGTTAGCAGCGGTGTCATCCTGGCATTTGCCGTTTTCCCTGAAATCATCAACCAATTCCCTGCACTAAATGGATTGTTTGGATTCTTATTCTTCTTCTGTTTAGTACTTGCAGGTTTATCTTCATTAATTTCAATCGTCGAAACATTCATTGCAGGGGTTCAGGAGAAATTCAATGTATCCCGTAAATTGGCTGTTTCAGTCGGCGGCGGATTGTCCGCTTTGATTTCATTATTCTTTGCCACTCAAGGGGGATTGAACTTCCTTGATGTAACAGATGAATTCATCAACCAATTCGGTGTTGCATTAGCAGGGTTGTTCGAAGTTGTCTTCTTCGCATGGTTCGTGAAGCAGCTAAATCCATTGAAGCAGCATGCAGATGCGATCTCTGACATCAAACTCGGTGCCTGGTGGAAAATCTGTCTATCAGTCATTACCCCAATTGTTTTGGGCTACATGATGTACGGTAAATTCAAAGAACGTATTGTAAATGGATATGGCGACTACCCAGCAGACTTCTTATTCAATTATGGATGGTCTGTAGCACTTGGCGCTATCCTCGTTGCGGTACTGATTTCAAGAAAATCCTGGCCGGGCAGCAAAATTGAAGTTCCGGCATCAGATAAGGAGGTTTCAAGCTAA